Genomic DNA from Leptotrichia wadei:
CATTTACAGAGTTTATTTCTGCTCTTTTTAAAGGTGTTACAATTTCTAGTTTTGTTTCTTTTTTGTTATTTTCATTTACATTTTCTATTTCAAGTTCTTTTTCTTTTTTTATTTCTTTTTTATCCTCTGTAATCTTTTCCTTTTCAGTATTTAAAGTATTTTCTCCATTATCTTCAGATTTTTCCAAAATTTCTGTTTTTTTCACACTTTCTAGCGGTTTTACAACTGCATCCAATGTATCTTCTTTTTTTCTTTTCTCTTTTATTTTTTCTCTCCTTGCATTTTCATCTTTTATAAAATTTCCTTTTTCTTTTTCCTCAAAAATTTCAATCCATTCCTTTTCTTTTTCTGCAAGTTCTCCCTTAGAGTAAACTTCTGTTTTTTGCAAGAAATTTTTTTTAGGCTTTTTTGCAATTTCAAAACTTAATTTTTCGTTTCTAGATTGTATTATTTTTGCCTTTAGCATTTCCTTTTGATAACGTTTATAATCTGTTCTCTTCAGATTTTCAGCATACTTTTTTGCCGCCAATTTTCTTTTTTTCTCTTTATAATCATCACTTTTATAATACTTTATTATTTCCTTCAAAACTTCATACCCAAGTTCGATAAGATCCCTAACTAGCCATGCTACGAAAAGCAATGCCAATATCAAAAGAATAAAAAACATCCATTGAAAATGCAGCACTTTGAAAAACGGCATTGACAGCAATGCTCCCAAAATCCCTCCGCTTTCACGATTAAATCCTATTTCCAAAAGCTGCCTACCAGCTTCAGTAAAATTCCCAGATAAAGTTTTTCCATGAACAACAGAACCTCTTATCAAAATCATTCCCCAGCTCAAAAACAACCCCGTTAATGCCACAACCTTTCCCTGTGTTATATTAATTCCAATTTTTTCATAAAAAAATAGAATTATACCATATAACATAGATACTATCGCAATAAACCATGTCATTTTTCCAAAAAACAACGTAATTCCACTTAATATAAGCGAAAATATATTTTCGCCGACATTATCGCTGAGCATTTTTGACTTATTTGCCAGCAGCAATATCAATATAAACCCAGCAACAAACCAGATTATACCTTCAACTTTTCTTCTATTCATCTTAATTATCCTTTCTAAAAATTCTATCTAATTTAATAAATTCCAAATCTAAAATCTCTAACCAATTTTATCATACAACAAAGTTATTCTCAATGCTACCTAAAAAATTATATGAAATAAATAAAATTTAAAACTTAGATTAGAATAGTCGTCGGTTTCAAAGTGACTTTTTTACATTATACTATATTTTTTCAATTTTGTCATTTTCTATTTCTCTAAAAAAATAGACTGTAATAAAAAATAAACTCCTATTTTAAATAGAGAATTATATTTTAGAAAAAAAATATAATTTTTTTCATTTAGATACTTGTTAATTGAAATAAATGTGGTAAAATTAATATAGAGTAGAAAAATTTATTAATACAAGTAAAACTAATTTTAAATAAAATTTTAGGAGGAAATACCATGGATTATATGAAAAAATACGAATATTGGCTAAATTCAGATGCCATTGACGAAAAAGACAGGGAAGAATTGAAAAGCATCGCAGGGAATGAAAAAGAAATAGAAGATAGATTTTTCAAAGATTTGAGCTTCGGAACTGGTGGAATTCGTGGAGTTCGTGGAATTGGAACTAACAGAATGAATAAATACGTAATTAGAAAGGTAACTCAAGGACTTGCAAATTATATGCTAAGTTTTGATGAAAAAGCGGCAAAAGAAAAAGGAATCATAATTGCTCATGACTGTAGAATAGGTTCGAGAGAATATGCGCTAAATACTGCAAGAGTAATGGCTGCAAATGGAATTAAAGCATATATTTATGAAAGTTTACGTTCAACTCCTGAATTGTCATTTGGTGTAAGATATAAAGGATGTATGTCAGGAATCGTTGTTACGGCTTCTCATAATCCAGCTGAATACAATGGATATAAAGTTTATTGGGATGATGGAGCACAAGTTGTTGATCCACATGCACCAGCAATTGTTGAAGAAGTAAATAAAATTTCTACATTGGAAGAAATAAAAGTTATTTCTGAAGAAGAAGGAAGAGAAAAAGGATTAATCATTCAGCTTGATCATAAAATTGATGATGACTATATAGCAGCAATTAAAAAACAAACTATACATACAGATATTCCAGGAAAAGAAGATTTCAAGATTGTTTATACTCCGCTTCATGGAACTGGTGGAAGACCAATGAAGAGAATTTTATCTGATTTTGGATACAATTTTGAAGTTGTAAAAGAACAAATTGAACCAGATGGAAACTTCCCAACTGTAGTTTATGCAAACCCTGAAGAAGTGGCAGCGTTCAAATTGGGAACAAAATTAGGAAACGAAATTGGAGCACAATTAATTTTGGCAAATGACCCAGATGCTGATAGAATTGGTATTGCGATAAGAGATGACAAAAATGAATGGTACTATCCAAATGGAAACCAAGTAGGATTGTTGTTATTGCAATATTTATTGAATTACAAAAAAGATATTCCAGCTGATGCACAAGTTATTACAACAGTTGTTTCTACACCAATGATTGATGTTGTTGCACCTGCTAAAAATGTTGGAGTTATGAAAACATTGACTGGATTCAAATACATTGGACAAAAAATTAGACAATTTGAACACAAAGAATTGGAAGGATCATATTTATTTGGATTTGAAGAAAGTTACGGATATTTGATAGGAACTCATGCAAGAGATAAAGATGCGTTGGTAACTTCAATGGTTATTTCTGAAATGGCAACTTATTACCACTCAAAAGGAACTTCTATTTACAAAGAATTACAAAAATTATATGAAAAATTTGGATATTATTTAGAAGGAATTAAATCAGTAATGTTAAAAGGTAAAGATGGAATTGAACAAATGGCAGCATTAATGTCTAACTTGAGAGAAAATGTTAAAGATGAATTGCTTGGTAAGAAAATTAAAATTAAAAGAGATTTCTTCTCACACAAAGAACATAACTTGGAAACTGGTGAAGAAAAAGAAATTAAATTGCCAAAAGAAAATGTATTACAATTCGTGCTTGAAGACAATACATTCATTACAGCAAGACCATCTGGAACAGAACCAAAAATCAAATTCTATTTCAGCGTAAATGCAGATTCTAGCGAAAATGTCAAAGCTAAACTTGATAAAACAATGGAAGAATTTTCTAAATTTATTGGATTATAATTTTTTGAGTAAATATTTTGAGAAATTCGATGATTGAGAGAAAATAAAAATTTTATACAAAGTTTATAAAATTGAGTAAAAATTAAAGTAAATAAATAGATGAAAACAGGGAAATTTCTTGTGATGAGAATGATTTTCCTGTTTTTTTATTTGAAAATTGAAAATATTTTTGATTTATATGAATTCTTATGAAAAATAGAGATTGAATTTGTTTTACTTACTTAAAAAATATAAATATTTTTAAAAAATGTATCATAAGTTACACGTCTTGAAGATAAAAATATGATAAAATAAAAGAAAGTTTTGTAATCAAATATTTTTTGAATAAAATTAATTTGTAAAAAGATTTTGAACATTGATTAAAAAAATAAAGTATGAGGTGGTGTTTTTTATGGAAAAAGCGAATATGAAGGATCATTTGAATATAAATTTTGATCTGATTGAAAAAATGACTGAAATTAAGAAAGATTATATAGAGGGAACGGCGGATGTTGAAACGACAAAAAGGCGGATAAAGGAAACTTTTAAGGATAAAAAGATAACTCCTGCTGAGTTTGCCTATTCTGAACAGAAAATAAAAGATTTGGGATTTGATGATGAGACTGTTCATGATAAAATGAATGATGTGCTTGATTTGTTTGATGAAATTATTGAAAGAGAGAAACCTTCGCTGCCTGAAGGACATCCAATAAAAACCTATTTGAGGGAAAATGAGGCGGCTAGAAAACTAATTGCTGAAATGAAGGAAGAACTGAATAAAAAATTTATAAAAAATAGATGGCTGGAGTTTTACGATAAACTTTATACATTTAATTTGACACATTTGGCTAGAAAACAGCATCAATTATTTTCAATACTTGAAAGTAAAGGATTTGACAGACCGTCTAGAATAATGTGGACTTTTGATAATGCAGTCAGGGATAATATAAGTGAGGCTAGAAAGCTTTTAATGGAAGATAAAATGGAAGAATTTTATGCAAAACAGGAAATTGCTTTGGAATTGACGTTGGATATAATGCACAAGGAAGAAGAGGTTTTATTTCCGACTTCACTTAAAATGATTACTGAGGAAGAATTTAGAAATATGAGAAGTGGGGATGATGAGATTGGATATTTCCTGATTGAGAAGCCTAAAGGATTTTTGCCTGAGAAAAAAGAGGAAAAAATTGAAAAAGAGGAAAATGCAAATATAAATACGTCTCAAACAGGTAACTTTATGAACGACTTAGCGGGACTTCTTTCAAAATATAATATGAATGCAGGTGGAGAAAAATCTGACGTGTTAGATGTCAAACAAGGAAAACTTACTTTGGAGCAAATAAACTTGATTTTCCAACATATGCCAGTGGATTTATCTTTTGTGGACGAGAATGAGATTGTTAAGTTTTATACTGATACGAAACATAGAATTTTTCCTAGAAGTGCGGGAGTTATAGGGAGAGATGTTAAAAACTGCCATCCGAGAGAAAGTGTTGCTTCGGTTTTGGAAATAATTGACGCATTTAGAAATAATGAACAAGATGAAGTGGATTTCTGGCTTGAAATGAATGGGAGATTTATTTATATCTATTATGTAGCTGTGAGAGATGAAAATGGTATATTTAAGGGAGTCCTTGAGATGATGCAAGATGTTACGAGAATAAGAAGCCTTGAAGGAAAGAGAACGCTTGTAACTTGGGAAAAACCTAAAAAATCTGAAATTAATCAGGAAAATCAAAAAAATTCTAAAGAAGATAAAAATCCTTATGGATTAACAGAAAATACAATAATCGGAGAAATAATAGATAAATATCCTTATATAAGAGAATTTATGCCAACATTGTCGCCTACATACAAAAAACTGCTTGATCCAATTCAATATATGATAATGTCTAAAGTTGCAACGCTTGATATGATTGCGATGCGTGGTGGATTCCCTCTAGATGAGTTAATAGATAAAATCTCAGATGAAATTAAAAGGCATGAATCTAAAAAATAGTTTTATGGAAAGGAAAAATTAATGTTGCTACACTATTTTATTTCAGGTGGAATATTTATGTGGGGAATACTGGCGGCTTCAATTTGCGGAGTCGCAGTAATTTTGGAAAAATTATGGGTTTTTTTTACAATGGAAAAAGATTTTACAAAAGAGTATAGAAAAGAGCTGTATAAGGCATTGCAAACAAAGAGTAAAGAGGAAGTTATTAAGATTACAAACTCAAAAAGAGATTCAGTTTCTAGAATTATTACAAAAACAATGGAAAATATAGATTTGGATTTAAATAAAATTGAGGAATCAGAGAAGGAATATCTTGAGGAAATAATAAGAGAAGCTGTTTTGGCACAGACAGGAAAACTGGAAAAAGGGATGTGGCTTCTTGGGGCAGTAGTAAATACAGCACCTCAGTTGGGGCTTCTTGGAACAGTTACTGGAATGATAACATCATTTTCGGCATTATCTGCAAGTGTGGAAAGTTCTAAAACAGTTGCAGCAGGAATATCAGAGGCTCTGTACACTACGGCGTTTGGTCTAATTGTGGCGATACCTACTTTAATCTTTTACAATTACTTTAATAGAAGAATAGATGCGACAGCGTTGGAAATGGAGAGAGCGGCTTTGCATATTATGGGAAGAGTGAAAAAATAGAATTATAAAGTATTGAAGGGAATAAAAAATGAAATTTTCTAATAGAAGAAATAGGCAGAATGCGGAAATATCAATGCTTAATCTTATTGATGTCATATTTATGTTATTAATATTTTTTATGATTGCCACGACATTTAATAAATATTCACAATTTCAGCTTTCTATTCCTAAATCGGATGCTAAATTTGATAAAAAAGAGGAGACGAAGGCAGAAATAATAGTTAATAGAGAGAAAAAATATTTTTTGAAGTTAGGAAACAATGTTAAAGAAATTTCGGGAGAGAATATTCATAATGAGATTTTGAGATTGCCAAAAGAGATGCTTGAAAATATGACATTGACGGCTGATGAGCATCTTGAATATGGATATATTGTAGAAATAATGTCGAAATTACGTAATGAGAATGTAAAAAATGTTAGTCTTAATATACAAAAAAATGATAAATAATAAATATTAATTTTAAGAAAAGGAGAGCGTGACAGATATATATAATTGTCATGCGGGAATGAAATTTATGTTAAAAAAAATTGCAATTTTAAGTTTAATTTTAGCTAGTCTTTCTTTGTATGCAGAAGGAAAATACGAGGGAAAACTTGAAGAAACAGTCGTAACGGCGACAGGATTTAATGATAATATTGACAATCAAATAAAAAATGTTACGATTATTACATCGGAGGATATTCAAGAAAAAGGGTATAATACTGTAGAAGATATATTAAAACAGGCACCAGGAGTTAATATAACACAAACTGGATTCGGTTCAGCGGTGGATATGAGAGGTCAAGGGAGATTTGGATTAGGAACGAGTGCAAACATTTCTAAAGCAGTTTCTTCAGTAAAAATCTTGATTGATGGAGATATTGCTATGGATACGATTGATACTTCCCATGCTTATATTCCTTTAAATACAATATCAGTTAATGATGTGGAAAGAGTAGAGATAATAAATGGCGGAGGAACAGTTCTGTACGGGAGTGGAACTCGAGGTGGAGTTGTAAATATTATTACGAAAGATAGAACAAAAGAAGGAGCTTCAGGCAAAGCTTACTATCAAAATAGCTCTTATGGAACAAATAAATTAGGATTTGATGCTGGAATAAATTATGGTAATAAATTTATCATTGATTTGGGGTATGAAAATGTTAATGGAAAAGGATATAGAAGAGGTTCTAAAGAAGCGTATGAATATTTGAATGGGAGCTTGAAATATAATATAACAGATAATCACAGTTTGAAATTTAAGGCGGCGAGATACAATTCAGAAGAAACATTGGCTTCAGATTTAACAAAATCGCAACTTTTGAGTGACAGAAGACAGTCTGGGACTTTGAGTGATCTTGATATTGATAGAAAAGAGTATAGCTTGGGATACGAAGGGAAAGTTACCGATAACTTGAAGTTATCATTGACAGGATATAAACAGGATACAAATAAAATTATGTACGGAATGCCTAAAACAAAATTTGAAGATAATAAAAAAGGAATCAATTTTAAGGGAAATTATGGACTTGAAAATGGGAATATAATTTTTGGATATAACTACATCGACCATAAAGGAAATAGAGAGCAAACTATATTTGGAACACCAATTATGAATGTTGATTTAGCGAAAGAGACGAATTCGTTTTATTTGCTAGGACGGCATAAAATTGTTGGCAATTTAGAAGGAACAGCAGGTTATAGATATGAAAGAGCGGAGTATAAAACAAATAGAGAAGTTCCGTCTACGAGAATGCCGATACCTGGTGGAAGAGGCTTTGTGAATATTCCATCAAGAGAAATGCACGGTTCGAGAAAAGACAACAATAGCGCTTATGAATTGGGACTTAATTACAAATATTCTGATACAGGAAATGTTTATGCGAAATATGAAAGAGGATTTAGATCACCAGCTGCAACAGAATTTGTTGATTATGCACCAGGAGCTAGAAATTATACTTTAAATAATTTAAAAACAGAAAAATTTAATACATATGAATTAGGATTTAAAGATATGTTATGGAATTCGTTTGTAAGTGCCACAGCGTTTCATACACGAACAAATAACGAAATATACTTGAATATGGATCACGGAGTATTGGGAGGACCAAGTACAGCAAGATGGACATTCCATAATTTAAAAGCTACCGAAAGAACAGGTGTAGAGCTATTTGCTGAGCAATATTTAGGTAAATTGAGAGTAAATGAATCATTTACATACGTGAATGCTAAAATTAAAAAAGTGGGAGATGATGTACTAACTTCAACAACTTATAATTTTAAAGATGGGCAAAAAATACCAGGAGTTCCATCTACAAAAGTTACATTAGGACTTGATTATGAAATAGCAGACGGTTTGAGAACTACTGCTAACTTAAATTATTATTCAAGCTCAGTAGATACCTACAATGAAAAAATACCTTCATATTCTACAACAGATTTAGGTTTAAAATACAAACATCAAAGTGGATTCGGGATTAATGCAGGAGTAAAAAATGTATTTAACAAAAAATATAATGTCGCTCAAGGAAAAGATCCGCTTACAGGAAAGACGGTATATTCACCAGCTGACGAACGAACTTATTATATTGGAGCAAGCTATGAATTTTAGAAAAGTGAGCTTATTTCATAAATTTGTTTAGAGCGTTAAAGAGAGGGAAAAAATGAAATTTTATATAATTTCAGTTATTTTAAATATTATGATTTTGTTTATTCCAGTGGTCTATTATACTTCAAATAGCAGTAAAAAAGAAAATAAGCAAAACGAGCCAATAACAGTAAATTTAAGTGAAGGTGTGTTTCAAGATTCTTCGCAAGAAACTGCTGGAAATGAAAATATTGGAGAAAAAAATAATAAATCTGGAAATAATGAGAGTGTAAAGAATATTGATGATACTAAAAATAATGGAAATTCTGAAAAAATAGAAGTTTCAAAAAATGATGAAATCTCAAATTCACAGTCTGAATCTAACTCAAAGAAAATTAATAACTTGAATAATCAGAAAGAAATGAAAAAAGCTAAAAATACTAAATCAATCTCACAAAATGAACAAGAAAAAGAAGAGCTAAAAGTATTTCCATTAGAAAATAAGAAAAAGGATATTTCACAGGCTATTTCTGGTATTTCATCAATCTCACCTTTAGAATCAATACTTTCCTCAAAAAATACTGAAAAAATTTTACAAAAAAATGAGAACTTGAAAGTAATTTCAAAAGAAAATCTGACAAATGCAGTATCAACATCTACAAATATTTCAAAAAATATTTCAGAAAACGCTGCTGGAAATCACAAAAATGATTCTCGTATTTATAAAGCAAGAACTAATAGTGTTGCTGGAAAAAATGAGAATCAGGGAGATGGTACTAATAAAAATAGTAAAAGCAATTCTTTTGTTCAAAAAGGAAGAAATAACGGGAATAATGGAAAAGATGGAAATAACAGGGGAAATGTTAATGGAAAAGGTCAAAGTGGAGATAATTCAAAAACAGGAAATTTAGAAAAAATTAGCAAAAATTCTAGTAAAAATCATAATATTGAACGAAAAAGAAGTACTGAAAAAGGGGAAGAGGGAAATGAGAATGTCTGCAATGAAGGGAAAGATTTTACAGTTTCGTATAATCCAAATTTGAGCTATCCTATTGCAGCACGAAGGCTTGGGAATAAAGGAATTGTTACTGTTTCAGTAAAAATTCAATTCAATAGCAGTGGTTCTGTTAGTGTGATTTCAGTATCAGGCGGGAGCTCAATATTTCAACAGGAGGCAAGGAGAGCAGCTGGTAGAATAAGAGTTAAAATAAAAAATCCTGAAACTTTGAAATGTACGATAACAAAACCATTTACATTTGAACTGAAATAAAAAAAGCCGAATAGAAATTCGGCTGATTTTTTTGTATAATATATTTATGACAAACATTACACAAAATAAACTGAAATATATTTTCAGTAACAACAATATTTTACTAGATTTCTTAAAATTTTACAAGAAAAATAATATTGGCGACAGTCACCTTGAATATATTAAACTTTCCATTGATAAATTTCTTGCCTGCAGGGATATTTCAAAAGGTTTTGTCAAGTTCAAATGTCCCCACTGTCCTGTTACACACCTGTTCCCTATTACTTGTAAGTCTAGGCTCTGCCCTTCTTGCGGTTACAGGTATTCTATGACATGGACTGAAAATATTCAAAAGCATATTCTCAATATTGAACACCGCCATGTCCTTTTTACTATCCCTCAAGAATGCAGAAAGTTCTTCTTTTATGACAGATCCCTTCTGTCAAAACTTTCTGCCGCTGTTAACCAGGTGTTCAAGTTCATCTTTCACAATGTCAGCAGGAAAAGAAAAAGAAAAAACAAAATTTCTGAACATTCCAAATACTACTTTACTGATTCTGATATTGTACATTACGACCTCATTTCTGTCATTCATACTTTTGGCAGGGACCTGAAATGGAACCCTCATGTTCATGCCATTGTTTCATTAGGAGGATTCAATAAAAATCTTGAGTTCAGGAAAATGAGATACTTCAACGTTGACACTATTGACGGGCAATGGAAATACCATGTCCTTAAAATTATTGAAAACGGAAGCTATCCCAGCAGGAAGATTGAGAAAGACGCTAGAAATACTGCTACGAAGCTTTACAAGGAAAACAGAAGGTTCTTCTTTAACGTTGGCAATGGCGATATTAACAGCACAAAAGGCATTATCAAATATCTTGGACGATACCTTGCACGTTCCCCCATTGCTGAATACAAGATTACTGACATTACTGACAAGGAGGTCACTTTCTTTTTTAACGACCTGGCTAATAATAAAAAGGAAACTTACATTGCTATGCCTTCCGAGAGATTTATTTCCCATATTTTAATTCATCTTCCTCCAAAAAATTTTAAGATGGTAAATCGATATGGATTTTACTCAAGACGTATTTCCGACAAACTCAAAAAAGCAATTGAACCTTTTAAAAGAAATGTTGCAGTATCAAAATATTCATTTTATCAAAGGCAGGTGTACAAGACTTTTGGGATGAATCCTTTTTACTGTCCAGCATGCAAGGTTAAAATGATTGTATGGGAATTTTATCATTACAGATATCCGCCCCTCAAAAAATACTATTAATATTTTATTAATCCAACCTGGTTGGATATTTTGTCGTAGACATTTATATATTTATTTGACAAAAGAAGAGTAAAAGAGGCTGACGCCTCTTTTAAAATTATCAAATATATCAGTAAATGACTAAAAAATATGAATTTAATTTCCTTATAAAAAAAAATACGCCACCCTTGTGATGACGTATTTAAAAAGGAGTTTGAAGAAAAAACTACTTTTTTAACGAAAAGCCAATGTTTATAGGGGTTAAAATTCAAAAGGTAACCAACGGGTAACCAACGGAAAAAAGTAAAAAAATAAATCCGCTATTTATGGGGGGTTGCGAGTGTCAAAAAAATATCACTACATTGCAACTCTAAAAAGAAAATCTAACTAATAAAAAAAATAAAGATTATCCAAAAACGGATAGTCTTTTTTTATTTGATATTTTATAAACGATTCAAAACTTAAAGAAAATATGGTATAATAATATTACCAATCCAAAGCATAGTAGTGATATTTGTTAGCACTACTCCAAATAAATATTTAAAATGCAACCAGTTAGAACCAAAAATGTAACCAGTTCTAGCGGTTGCAAAATATTAACAAATATAATAAATACAATGGTTATAGATGACAACCAAAAATAAAATCTAATGAGACTTTTTGAGACAAATTGCACCAAAAACGAACGAACGTTAGAACGTTCAAAAGTATTTTAAAGGCAATGAATATAATAGTTAGAGAATAGTGCAAACGATAATTGGCGATGACACGAAATGACATAGCGAACGTTAAAAAGCGAACGAACGAAAGAATAAAATTAAATACT
This window encodes:
- a CDS encoding IS91 family transposase codes for the protein MTNITQNKLKYIFSNNNILLDFLKFYKKNNIGDSHLEYIKLSIDKFLACRDISKGFVKFKCPHCPVTHLFPITCKSRLCPSCGYRYSMTWTENIQKHILNIEHRHVLFTIPQECRKFFFYDRSLLSKLSAAVNQVFKFIFHNVSRKRKRKNKISEHSKYYFTDSDIVHYDLISVIHTFGRDLKWNPHVHAIVSLGGFNKNLEFRKMRYFNVDTIDGQWKYHVLKIIENGSYPSRKIEKDARNTATKLYKENRRFFFNVGNGDINSTKGIIKYLGRYLARSPIAEYKITDITDKEVTFFFNDLANNKKETYIAMPSERFISHILIHLPPKNFKMVNRYGFYSRRISDKLKKAIEPFKRNVAVSKYSFYQRQVYKTFGMNPFYCPACKVKMIVWEFYHYRYPPLKKYY
- a CDS encoding TonB family protein, with product MKFYIISVILNIMILFIPVVYYTSNSSKKENKQNEPITVNLSEGVFQDSSQETAGNENIGEKNNKSGNNESVKNIDDTKNNGNSEKIEVSKNDEISNSQSESNSKKINNLNNQKEMKKAKNTKSISQNEQEKEELKVFPLENKKKDISQAISGISSISPLESILSSKNTEKILQKNENLKVISKENLTNAVSTSTNISKNISENAAGNHKNDSRIYKARTNSVAGKNENQGDGTNKNSKSNSFVQKGRNNGNNGKDGNNRGNVNGKGQSGDNSKTGNLEKISKNSSKNHNIERKRSTEKGEEGNENVCNEGKDFTVSYNPNLSYPIAARRLGNKGIVTVSVKIQFNSSGSVSVISVSGGSSIFQQEARRAAGRIRVKIKNPETLKCTITKPFTFELK
- a CDS encoding TonB-dependent receptor, whose translation is MLKKIAILSLILASLSLYAEGKYEGKLEETVVTATGFNDNIDNQIKNVTIITSEDIQEKGYNTVEDILKQAPGVNITQTGFGSAVDMRGQGRFGLGTSANISKAVSSVKILIDGDIAMDTIDTSHAYIPLNTISVNDVERVEIINGGGTVLYGSGTRGGVVNIITKDRTKEGASGKAYYQNSSYGTNKLGFDAGINYGNKFIIDLGYENVNGKGYRRGSKEAYEYLNGSLKYNITDNHSLKFKAARYNSEETLASDLTKSQLLSDRRQSGTLSDLDIDRKEYSLGYEGKVTDNLKLSLTGYKQDTNKIMYGMPKTKFEDNKKGINFKGNYGLENGNIIFGYNYIDHKGNREQTIFGTPIMNVDLAKETNSFYLLGRHKIVGNLEGTAGYRYERAEYKTNREVPSTRMPIPGGRGFVNIPSREMHGSRKDNNSAYELGLNYKYSDTGNVYAKYERGFRSPAATEFVDYAPGARNYTLNNLKTEKFNTYELGFKDMLWNSFVSATAFHTRTNNEIYLNMDHGVLGGPSTARWTFHNLKATERTGVELFAEQYLGKLRVNESFTYVNAKIKKVGDDVLTSTTYNFKDGQKIPGVPSTKVTLGLDYEIADGLRTTANLNYYSSSVDTYNEKIPSYSTTDLGLKYKHQSGFGINAGVKNVFNKKYNVAQGKDPLTGKTVYSPADERTYYIGASYEF
- a CDS encoding phospho-sugar mutase gives rise to the protein MDYMKKYEYWLNSDAIDEKDREELKSIAGNEKEIEDRFFKDLSFGTGGIRGVRGIGTNRMNKYVIRKVTQGLANYMLSFDEKAAKEKGIIIAHDCRIGSREYALNTARVMAANGIKAYIYESLRSTPELSFGVRYKGCMSGIVVTASHNPAEYNGYKVYWDDGAQVVDPHAPAIVEEVNKISTLEEIKVISEEEGREKGLIIQLDHKIDDDYIAAIKKQTIHTDIPGKEDFKIVYTPLHGTGGRPMKRILSDFGYNFEVVKEQIEPDGNFPTVVYANPEEVAAFKLGTKLGNEIGAQLILANDPDADRIGIAIRDDKNEWYYPNGNQVGLLLLQYLLNYKKDIPADAQVITTVVSTPMIDVVAPAKNVGVMKTLTGFKYIGQKIRQFEHKELEGSYLFGFEESYGYLIGTHARDKDALVTSMVISEMATYYHSKGTSIYKELQKLYEKFGYYLEGIKSVMLKGKDGIEQMAALMSNLRENVKDELLGKKIKIKRDFFSHKEHNLETGEEKEIKLPKENVLQFVLEDNTFITARPSGTEPKIKFYFSVNADSSENVKAKLDKTMEEFSKFIGL
- a CDS encoding PAS domain-containing protein; this encodes MEKANMKDHLNINFDLIEKMTEIKKDYIEGTADVETTKRRIKETFKDKKITPAEFAYSEQKIKDLGFDDETVHDKMNDVLDLFDEIIEREKPSLPEGHPIKTYLRENEAARKLIAEMKEELNKKFIKNRWLEFYDKLYTFNLTHLARKQHQLFSILESKGFDRPSRIMWTFDNAVRDNISEARKLLMEDKMEEFYAKQEIALELTLDIMHKEEEVLFPTSLKMITEEEFRNMRSGDDEIGYFLIEKPKGFLPEKKEEKIEKEENANINTSQTGNFMNDLAGLLSKYNMNAGGEKSDVLDVKQGKLTLEQINLIFQHMPVDLSFVDENEIVKFYTDTKHRIFPRSAGVIGRDVKNCHPRESVASVLEIIDAFRNNEQDEVDFWLEMNGRFIYIYYVAVRDENGIFKGVLEMMQDVTRIRSLEGKRTLVTWEKPKKSEINQENQKNSKEDKNPYGLTENTIIGEIIDKYPYIREFMPTLSPTYKKLLDPIQYMIMSKVATLDMIAMRGGFPLDELIDKISDEIKRHESKK
- a CDS encoding MotA/TolQ/ExbB proton channel family protein; the protein is MWGILAASICGVAVILEKLWVFFTMEKDFTKEYRKELYKALQTKSKEEVIKITNSKRDSVSRIITKTMENIDLDLNKIEESEKEYLEEIIREAVLAQTGKLEKGMWLLGAVVNTAPQLGLLGTVTGMITSFSALSASVESSKTVAAGISEALYTTAFGLIVAIPTLIFYNYFNRRIDATALEMERAALHIMGRVKK
- a CDS encoding ExbD/TolR family protein — encoded protein: MKFSNRRNRQNAEISMLNLIDVIFMLLIFFMIATTFNKYSQFQLSIPKSDAKFDKKEETKAEIIVNREKKYFLKLGNNVKEISGENIHNEILRLPKEMLENMTLTADEHLEYGYIVEIMSKLRNENVKNVSLNIQKNDK